The following proteins are encoded in a genomic region of Drosophila willistoni isolate 14030-0811.24 chromosome 3R, UCI_dwil_1.1, whole genome shotgun sequence:
- the LOC6647268 gene encoding uncharacterized protein LOC6647268 encodes MYLVVILVLAATRASQSTSISVENDLLHFSYELEQQLDTSFKPCDDFYGYVCTRNANLNQTVQQQRFQHFLKVANDEQLLDVELQLINFYKSCESNRGIDALKISQLYRQSGGWPALEAGAKSQNRSQELAKNNQTLTWLTLLGHFHEMGSPYFFETVVTMKSNKRLVTIQPDTSRRQTMRKFEQRVSELLQEFGIEQSRAHVAALEVLSFERSRREIIKSEYIDDQVQFNYGNFKRGPLSNVTLGRLDWDGYFRRLLGGKVPQSNDIIVIKQLPRLMDYFLLLQNTTMHRLLNWMWTDYLMDITSSNCQELAETYMGDVYAHVVQRVSADRVELAEMYSAIGKSYRGHFSGTNNGTVWIDELSQQCSQQFLGRVMHLTLDGDEGLDAAYRELILGRRSFYRNLEKLKRFQRKRQPPPQPATEQLRQYAQVFDAVNAVLGKQNLSTPLNYLLVGEYFARNLVAAGSSSRTPGAWRSMDTDKEFTLFKDCSGITSASQVNSNDLLLGLLAHRESWSSYMKWLSQPMGSQLQRRLDSLLNVGRLKLSLKRLYFIGNQLIDCRYRLSAVQQERRRQLSHAILRHTPEFSEIFNCRAGDALYGHATQNCNVF; translated from the exons ATGTATTTGGTAGTGATTTTAGTCTTGGCCGCAACGCGTGCCTCACAAAGTACCTCAATTAGTGTGGAAAATGATCTTTTGCATTTCTCCTACGAGCTGGAACAGCAGTTGGACACCAGTTTTAAGCCTTGTGATGATTTTTATGGCTATGTCTGCACACGGAATGCAAATCTCAATCAGACGGTGCAACAGCAACGTTTTCAGCATTTTCTCAAAGTGGCCAACGATGAGCAATTATTGGATGTGGAATTGCAATTGATAAATTTCTACAAGTCCTGCGAATCGAATCGTGGCATAGATGCCCTAAAGATATCACAATTGTATAGACAGAGTGGCGGTTGGCCAGCTCTTGAAGCTGGTGCCAAATCTCAGAACCGAAGTCAAGAGCTGGCCAAAAATAATCAGACATTGACTTGGCTTACATTACTGGGTCATTTCCATGAGATGGGATCGCCATATTTCTTTGAAACAGTCGTCACCATGAAGTCCAATAAGCGTCTAGTGACCATTCAACCGGACACAAGTCGTCGCCAAACAATGCGTAAATTTGAGCAACGTGTAAGCGAACTACTCCAAGAATttggtattgaacaaagtCGGGCCCATGTGGCGGCCCTTGAAGTGCTTAGCTTTGAGCGAAGTCGACGTGAGATTATCAAGAGCGAGTATATAGACGACCAGGTGCAGTTTAACTATGGCAATTTTAAGCGTGGTCCTTTGTCAAATGTTACGCTCGGACGACTTGACTGGGATGGCTATTTCAGGAGACTTTTGGGCGGCAAAGTGCCTCAATCGAATGATATAATTGTGATTAAGCAACTGCCCAGATTGATGGACTATTTTCTATTGCTGCAGAATACTACTATGCATAGATTACTCAACTGGATGTGGACAGATTATCTAATGG ATATAACTTCATCCAATTGCCAGGAACTGGCTGAAACCTACATGGGCGATGTCTATGCGCATGTGGTGCAACGTGTGAGTGCCGATCGCGTAGAGTTGGCTGAAATGTATTCGGCCATTGGTAAATCTTACAGAGGACACTTTTCTGGTACCAACAATGGTACCGTGTGGATTGATGAGCTATCCCAGCAATGCTCTCAGCAGTTTCTTGGACGTGTAATGCATTTGACCTTGGATGGAGATGAGGGTCTGGACGCAGCCTATAGGGAACTTATATTGGGACGTCGCAGTTTCTATCGTAATTTGGAGAAACTGAAGCGATTTCAACGCAAACGTCAGCCTCCACCTCAACCGGCCACAGAGCAATTGCGACAATATGCCCAGGTCTTTGATGCCGTCAATGCTGTTCTGGGGAAACAGAACTTGAGTACTCCGCTCAACTATTTGCTGGTGGGAGAGTATTTTGCCCGCAATCTGGTGGCCGCCGGCAGTAGCAGTCGTACTCCAGGTGCCTGGCGTAGCATGGATACAGACAAAGAGTTTACTCTCTTTAAGGATTGCAGTGGAATCACAAGTGCTAGTCAAGTGAATTCGAATGATTTACTACTCGGCCTATTGGCACATCGTGAAAGTTGGTCTAGCTACATGAAATGGCTAAGTCAACCTATGGGATCTCAACTGCAAAGACGTCTGGATTCGTTGCTTAATGTGGGACGGCTTAAGTTGTCGCTTAAACGTCTTTACTTCATTGGAAATCAATTGATCGACTGTCGCTATAGACTTAGTGCAGTGCAGCAAGAACGCCGAAGGCAACTAAGTCATGCCATTCTAAGGCATACGCCGGAATTTAGTGAAATATTCAATTGCCGTGCCGGAGATGCTCTCTACGGACATGCAACACAGAATTGTAATGTATTCTAA